The Takifugu rubripes chromosome 7, fTakRub1.2, whole genome shotgun sequence genome has a segment encoding these proteins:
- the col6a4a gene encoding collagen alpha-6(VI) chain isoform X1: MEGGRSLLLILILAACFYGNGAQRTECATVGDIVFLVDGSSSIGTDNFQEVRLFLRNFTSGLDIGPDKIQIGLAQYSNDPHQEFLLKDHMEKTALLAALDSFPYRTGGTETGKAIDFLRTQYFTKEAGSRANQRVPQIAVVITDGDSTDDVTVPAQSLRKHGVIVFAIGVGNANQNELESIANRPPKRFKFTIDSFQALQRLTKGLLQTMCVSIEDQHQALKEKFADIFFLVDSGLNPTDFQQVKTTLSRLVNQMNFNAYTYRLGLAQYGQNIDVKFLFNTHQTKEELLKAIKAVNNRRLQPNEVHNLGSALQYVYKNLFTAEAGSRTDQSFRQYLVVVSGKDSNDPFYKEARLLKSAGIYIITFSAGASMKELSVLSSPRYSYQSISNALPNLKTILEKKQEVMEVTDDCKVANIADIVFIIDESGSIGSANFQLMRSFLHSLISGLQVASNRVRVGIVMYNVEPMAQVFLNTFKDKSELLDFIKILPYHGGGTNTGAALNFTLQEVFIKQRGSRKDLGVQQVAVVITDGKSQDEVSSPAANLRRAGVTVYAVGVKDADKAQLDQIASYPTNKHTFIIDSFTKLKTLEASLQRILCQNVVQQAFSVNSRRASIREGCLQTDEADIFFLIDHSGSINPADFHDMKKFMIEFLHTFRVGPQHIRIGVVKFADSPQLEFDLQAYSDVKSLEDAILNIKQLGGGTETGRALEFMSPQFDQALATHGHKVKEYLVVITDGKSTDKVKAPADKLRSQDVVVYAIGVKNADENQLLEISGDPQRTFFVNNFDALRPIKDDIITDICSQDVCKDIPGDLIFLIDSSGSIYPEDYKKMKDFMKSVIKQSIVGKNEVHVGVMQYSTIQKLVFPLNQYYTKDELSKAIDEMQQIGGGTHTGEAITDVSQYFDARNGGRPDLKQRLVVVTDGESQDEVRQPAEALRAKGVIVYSIGVVAANTSQLLEISGTPNRMYAGRDFDALKDLEKQMAMELCDPDRECKKTEKADIIFLVDGSTSITQPKFRSMLKFMASMVNQTTVGSDLTRFGVILYSNDANSMFTLKQYSAKREVLQAIAALKSPLGDTYTGKALTYSLQFFNEEHGGRAALQVPQILMVITDGDATDRNRLVPPSLALQNQGISVFSIGVEGANKTQLEIMAGGDRSKVFYVDNFDALENLYKNITHVLCNSTKPACEKQKADLVFLLDQSGSIQPNDYITMKKFTVDLIKSFKVSKEFVHVGLAQFSSSFQHEFYLNQFFTEQVISKHVMDLQQLGGGTNIGLALNSIREYFEASRGSRSPEGISQNLVLITDGESQDDVEDAARLLRSLGVEVFTIGIGNAHDLELLQIAGSPERVFTVKSFGNLENIKQKVVDTICESKLIPDRPGCSIDIAMGFDISKRSGASGEMLITGHAALQTFLPEIAHYVSSIKGLCCAGPTPVKTNMGYRVVRQDGSTLYDFNFEPYSRGVVDKVMTISLAEPTYFNTALLKSFQEKFSQSRAGVKVLVIFSDGLDEDVMKLEQESELLRNSGVSALMVVALEGTNSLGQLQMVEFGRGFGYKVPLSINMQSIGSTLLKQIDTVSDRECCGVMCKCSGHEGVRGSRGPPASKGVTGQNGYPGFPGEEGVAGDRGRPGPSGPQGVQGCSGPRGLPGNRGLRGNRGENGEDGLNGVDGEQGDAGNDGSRGERGHAGNPGIPGIRGEAGLKGQRGLRGDPGEPGAQNTVPGPRGEAGNPGLPGQPGVDGRPGESGVIGVPGPDGRRGPVGEKGSIGNPGEAGLPGLPGASGPLGSRGARGPPGQPGIQGLPGPQGGPGPAGRPGVAGRRGTSGPKGEPGDPGVQGVPGPQGPRGLQGEDGRDGYGSPGPVGIKGDPGFPGYTGLLGESGLQGPKGNPGPKGNTGQTGKAGFPGDPGLSGEPGYSGHRGPRGPPGSKSMTECQMITYIRDNCACSSNHPGCPVYPTELVIGLDMSQDVTSAAFEKQRAAVLSLIEDIAIAESNCPTGARVAVVGYSSYIKHLIRFQDYHRKKQLIEFVKNIAMERTGNSRKLGTAMRFVGQNIFKRVRAGAMTRKVAVFFSGGATQDVSDVVTAVMEYRGLNIVPAIVSLRNDPALSQAMEVDDSLNSIFAVLGRDAVADLWKVKNCAMCYDPCKRTEQCSFIQEKVLPQEADLDLALVVDGSREIQADEFAGIQQLLGSVVEQLAVSPQPRKPGNQARVAVIQQSSAQDIKPEFGLQAYQNQNLMKRHLVQNMRQLSGSSALGHTLEFALNKVLLKVTHPRQRRVLFTVVGSQTAQEDSAKLQYISQKARCEGVALFVVTVGNRCNRTEVEEIVSTPVQQHLIHVGSMEAGEQAYIRRFFRVFVNALSKGMNAYPPPNLKKSCNQMLGQGGGQSSIPGQDLEEVELKDEGFREHMRGQADTSQLDITEMLTRGDGHRFRAGGNHNAQCQLQVDTGVQCGDYVQLWFFDKDIDACSPFWYGGCGGNANRFSTEHECLRTCGRRNPNVLLKPKRPSSLSKDDCFLGQDQGNCDKYRTMWFFDTEQNKCARFWYSGCGGNNNRFNTRDECENLCLSKRQ; this comes from the exons ATGGAGGGAGGGCGGagtcttctcctcatcctcatcttggCAGCATGTTTCTATGGCAATGGTGCTCAAAgaacag aATGTGCCACCGTTGGTGACATTGTTTTCCTGGTCGACGGCTCCTCCAGTATCGGTACCGACAACTTTCAGGAGGTCCGGCTCTTTCTGCGCAACTTCACCTCAGGTCTCGATATCGGCCCTGACAAAATCCAAATCGGCTTGGCTCAGTACAGCAACGATCCTCACCAAGAGTTCCTGCTGAAAGACCACATGGAAAAGACAGCGCTACTGGCTGCCTTGGACTCTTTTCCCTATCGAACCGGTGGCACAGAAACGGGAAAGGCCATCGACTTCCTACGCACACAGTATTTCACCAAGGAGGCGGGCAGTCGAGCCAACCAGCGGGTGCCCCAGATCGCTGTGGTTATCACAGATGGGGATTCCACAGATGATGTGACAGTGCCAGCGCAGAGTCTGAGGAAACACGGGGTCATTGTGTTCGCCATCGGGGTCGGGAACGCCAACCAGAATGAGCTTGAGTCTATCGCCAACCGGCCGCCGAAGCGCTTCAAGTTCACCATTGATAGTTTCCAGGCGCTGCAGAGGCTGACAAAGGGGCTCCTGCAAACTATGTGTGTTTCAATAGAGGACCAGCACCAAG CCTTGAAAGAAAAGTTTGCAGATATTTTCTTTCTGGTGGACAGCGGGTTGAACCCTACAGACTTCCAGCAGGTAAAGACCACCCTCAGCAGACTGGTCAACCAAATGAACTTTAACGCTTACACCTATCGTCTGGGTCTGGCTCAATATGGTCAAAACATCGATGTTAAATTCCTTTTCAACACTCATCAAACCAAAGAAGAATTACTGAAGGCAATTAAAGCTGTGAACAACCGCAGGCTTCAACCCAACGAGGTCCATAATCTGGGCAGCGCGTTACAGTACGTGTACAAAAACCTTTTCACAGCggaggcaggaagcaggacAGACCAAAGCTTCCGCCAGTACCTGGTCGTTGTAAGTGGGAAGGATTCAAATGATCCTTTTTATAAGGAGGCCCGTCTGCTCAAGTCAGCTGGAATATACATAATCACCTTTAGCGCCGGTGCGTCCATGAAAGAACTAAGTGTCCTATCTAGTCCAAGGTACTCGTATCAGTCCATAAGCAACGCCTTACCGAACCTGAAGACGATcctagaaaaaaaacaggaggtgatggaggttaCTGATG ATTGCAAAGTGGCTAATATTGCGGACATCGTGTTCATCATTGATGAATCCGGAAGCATCGGAAGCGCCAACTTTCAGCTCATGCGTAGCTTCTTGCATTCACTTATCAGCGGCCTGCAAGTGGCTTCAAACAGGGTCCGAGTGGGGATTGTGATGTATAACGTGGAGCCGATGGCACAGGTGTTCCTCAACACCTTTAAAGACAAAAGTGAACTGCTTGATTTCATTAAAATTTTGCCTTACCATGGAGGTGGCACCAACACCGGAGCGGCTCTAAACTTCACCCTGCAGGAGGTTTTCATcaaacagagaggaagcaggaaggacCTTGGTGTCCAGCAAGTGGCAGTGGTGATCACTGATGGTAAATCTCAGGATGAAGTTAGCAGCCCGGCAGCTAATCTCCGTCGGGCTGGTGTCACCGTTTATGCCGTGGGTGTCAAAGATGCTGACAAGGCCCAGCTGGACCAGATCGCTTCTTATCCCACCAACAAGCACACGTTCATCATAGACAGTTTCACGAAGCTGAAGACACTGGAAGCGAGTCTGCAGCGAATTCTATGCCAGAACGTCGTCCAACAAGCATTCTCAGTCAATAGCAGAAGAGCTAGCATCAGAGAGG gcTGCCTACAGACGGATGAAGCAGATATCTTCTTCTTGATTGATCACTCAGGAAGTATCAACCCTGCTGACTTCCATGACATGAAGAAGTTCATGATCGAGTTCCTCCATACTTTTCGCGTTGGGCCGCAGCACATCCGTATAGGGGTGGTAAAATTTGCAGATTCGCCTCAATTAGAATTTGATTTGCAAGCCTACTCGGATGTGAAGTCACTGGAGGATGCCATCCTCAATATTAAACAGCTCGGAGGTGGAACAGAGACGGGAAGAGCCCTAGAATTCATGAGCCCTCAGTTTGACCAAGCGCTGGCCACCCATGGGCACAAAGTTAAAGAGTATCTGGTTGTTATTACTGATGGAAAATCCACCGACAAAGTCAAGGCCCCTGCAGACAAGCTGAGATCACAAGATGTTGTGGTCTACGCAATCGGGGTGAAAAACGCAGATGAAAATCAGTTGCTGGAGATTTCTGGTGATCCTCAGAGGACTTTCTTTGTCAATAATTTTGATGCTCTGAGGCCCATtaaggatgacatcatcacagacaTCTGCTCTCAAGACG TCTGCAAAGATATACCAGGAGATCTTATTTTCCTGATTGACAGCTCAGGGAGCATCTATCCGGAGGACTACAAGAAAATGAAAGACTTCATGAAGTCGGTCATTAAACAGTCCATTGTTGGCAAGAATGAGGTCCATGTTGGTGTCATGCAATACAGCACTATCCAAAAACTGGTATTCCCCCTCAACCAGTACTACACCAAGGATGAACTGTCCAAAGCCATTGATGAAATGCAGCAGATTGGTGGGGGCACTCACACAGGTGAAGCCATCACAGACGTTTCTCAGTACTTTGACGCCCGAAACGGAGGCCGTCCGGACTTGAAGCAGAGGTTGGTGGTGGTAACAGATGGTGAGTCTCAGGATGAGGTGAGACAACCTGCAGAGGCCCTGAGAGCCAAGGGGGTAATTGTCTATTCCATCGGTGTGGTGGCCGCCAACACCAGCCAGCTGTTGGAGATCAGTGGGACCCCCAACCGAATGTATGCCGGCCGGGACTTTGATGCTCTGAAGGACCTGGAGAAGCAGATGGCCATGGAGCTGTGTGATCCAGACCGAG AGTGTAAGAAGACGGAAAAAGCCGACATAATTTTCCTGGTGGATGGCTCCACCAGCATCACACAACCCAAGTTCCGCAGCATGCTGAAATTTATGGCTTCGATGGTGAACCAGACGACAGTCGGCTCTGACTTGACGCGCTTTGGGGTCATTCTGTACTCCAACGATGCAAATTCCATGTTTACTCTCAAACAATATTCAGCCAAGCGAGAGGTTCTCCAAGCAATCGCAGCACTAAAGTCTCCTCTTGGAGATACCTACACTGGCAAGGCTTTGACCTACAGTCTACAGTTCTTTAATGAAGAACACGGCGGTCGGGCTGCACTCCAGGTGCCACAGATTCTCATGGTGATCACagacggagatgcaacagatcGCAATAGACTGGTTCCACCTTCATTAGCACTGCAGAACCAAGGTATTAGTGTTTTCAGCATTGGAGTGGAAGGAGCCAATAAGACACAGCTAGAGATCatggctggaggagacagatcAAAAGTTTTCTATGTTGACAACTTTGATGCTCTGGAAAATCTCTACAAGAACATCACCCACGTTCTCTGCAATTCTACTAAACCAG CTTGTGAGAAACAGAAGGCTGATCTAGTCTTCCTACTGGACCAGTCTGGCAGCATTCAACCAAATGACTACATCACCATGAAGAAGTTCACCGTAGACCTCATTAAGAGTTTCAAAGTTAGCAAAGAGTTTGTCCACGTAGGACTTGCTCAGTTCAGCAGCAGTTTCCAACATGAGTTTTACCTCAACCAATTCTTTACTGAACAAGTCATCAGCAAGCACGTCATGGACTTGCAGCAGCTCGGCGGTGGTACCAACATCGGACTGGCACTAAACTCCATCCGTGAATACTTTGAGGCATCACGTGGAAGTCGCAGTCCTGAAGGAATCTCCCAGAACCTGGTGCTGATCACAGATGGTGAATCGCAAGATGACGTGGAAGATGCGGCTCGGCTCCTCAGGAGTCTGGGGGTGGAGGTGTTTACCATTGGTATTGGAAACGCCCATGACCTAGAGCTGCTGCAGATCGCCGGGAGTCCAGAGAGAGTCTTTACTGTAAAGAGCTTTGGCAACTTGGAAAACATCAAGCAAAAAGTGGTTGACACCATCTGCGAATCAAAACTTATCCCCGATCGTCCAG GCTGCAGCATCGACATCGCCATGGGATTTGATATTTCAAAAAGATCTGGAGCTTCTGGCGAGATGCTCATCACTGGTCACGCCGCCCTCCAGACTTTCCTGCCGGAGATCGCCCACTACGTGTCCTCCATCAAAGGCTTGTGCTGTGCCGGTCCAACGCCCGTCAAGACCAACATGGGTTACCGAGTGGTTAGACAAGACGGAAGTACGCTGTACGATTTCAACTTTGAGCCCTACAGCAGAGGTGTGGTGGACAAAGTCATGACTATATCTCTGGCCGAGCCGACTTACTTCAACACAGCTCTGCTGAAGTCCTTCCAGGAGAAGTTTAGTCAATCCCGAGCAGGCGTGAAG GTTCTTGTGATCTTCTCTGATGGCCTCGATGAAGATGTGATGAAGCTGGAGCAGGAATCAGAGCTGCTGCGAAACTCAg GGGTCAGCGCGCTGATGGTGGTGGCCTTGGAGGGCACCAACAGTCTGGGCCAGCTGCAGATGGTGGAGTTTGGGCGTGGCTTCGGCTACAAGGTTCCTCTCAGCATCAATATGCAGAGCATCGGCAGCACCCTCCTCAAGCAGATT GACACGGTGTCGGACCGGGAGTGCTGCGGTGTCATGTGTAAATGTTCAGGACACGAAGGTGTCCGTGGTTCTCGAGGGCCGCCAGCGTCAAAG GGAGTGACTGGACAGAACGGTTACCCAGGATTCCCGGGGGAGGAGGGTGTCGCC GGTGACCGTGGGCGGCCCGGACCAAGTGGTCCTCAAGGTGTGCAGGGTTGTTCTGGTCCAAGAGGACTGCCG GGTAACCGCGGTCTCCGTGGAAACAGG GGTGAAAACGGAGAAGATGGGCTCAACGGTGTTGACGGTGAACAG ggAGACGCAGGAAATGATGGAAGTCGTGGAGAGAGAGGACACGCTGGAAACCCG GGTATCCCAGGTATCAGAGGTGAGGCGGGGCTTAAAGGACAGCGAGGACTGAGAGGAGATCCG GGAGAACCTGGTGCTCAGAATACAGTTCCAGGACCCAGAGGAGAGGCTGGTAATCCAGGGTTGCCG GGACAACCAGGAGTGGACGGCCGGCCGGGCGAGAGTGGCGTCATCGGAGTACCG GGTCCAGATGGAAGAAGAGGGCCAGTGGGTGAAAAG GGTTCGATTGGGAATCCAGGAGAAGCAGGACTCCCAGGCCTCCCTGGAGCTTCAGGTCCATTG GGGTCCAGAGGGGCCAGAGGTCCACCAGGACAACCAGGCATCCAAGGGCTTCCTGGACCTCAG GgtggaccaggaccagctggGAGGCCAGGAGTAGCCGGACGACGTGGCACCAGTGGACCCAAG GGTGAACCTGGTGATCCCGGTGTGCAGGGTGTTCCAGGACCTCAGGGACCACGAGGACTGCAG GGTGAGGATGGAAGAGATGGTTACGGATCACCTGGACCTGTGGGCATTAAG GGTGATCCTGGTTTCCCTGGTTACACGGGACTACTG GGTGAGAGCGGCCTACAGGGGCCTAAAGGAAATCCAGGACCTAAAGGGAACACAGGCCAAACT GGAAAAGCTGGTTTTCCAGGGGACCCAGGACTTTCTGGAGAGCCAGGTTATTCAGGACACAGG ggTCCCAGAGGTCCTCCTGGAAGCAAATCTATGACT GAGTGTCAGATGATCACCTACATCAGAGACAACTGTG CCTGTTCCAGCA ATCACCCTGGGTGCCCGGTGTACCCCACAGAGCTGGTGATTGGTCTGGACATGTCCCAGGATGTGACCTCAGCAGCCTTTGAGAAGCAACGTGCTGCTGTCCTCTCCCTGATAGAGGACATCGCCATCGCCGAGAGCAACTGTCCGACTGGCGCCCGCGTTGCTGTTGtgggctacagcagctacataaAACACCTGATCCGCTTCCAAGATTACCACCGAAAGAAGCAGCTGATTGAGTTTGTGAAGAACATCGCCATGGAGAGGACAGGCAACAGCCGCAAGCTGGGCACCGCCATGCGCTTTGTGGGTCAGAACATCTTCAAGCGGGTCAGAGCTGGAGCCATGACAAGAAAGGTGGCTGTTTTCTTCAGCGGCGGGGCCACGCAGGACGTCAGCGACGTCGTCACCGCTGTGATGGAGTACCGCGGCCTCAACATCGTCCCCGCCATCGTCTCCCTGAGAAACGACCCTGCCCTGAGCCAAGCGATGGAG GTGGATGACTCATTAAACTCCATCTTTGCTGTGTTGGGTAGAGACGCGGTCGCCGACCTGTGGAAGGTGAAGAACTGTGCAATGTGCTACG ATCCCTGTAAGCGTACGGAGCAGTGTTCGTTCATCCAGGAGAAGGTTCTGCCTCAGGAGGCCGACCTGGACCTGGCCTTGGTGGTGGACGGCTCCAGGGAGATTCAAGCCGATGAGTTTGCCGGCATTCAGCAGCTTCTGGGCTCTGTGGTGGAGCAGCTAGCTGTGAGCCCTCAGCCACGCAAACCCGGAAACCAGGCCCGTGTGGCCGTCATCCAGCAGAGCAGCGCCCAGGATATTAAGCCCGAGTTTGGACTGCAGGCCTATCAGAACCAAAACCTGATGAAGAGACACCTTGTTCAGAACATGCGGCAACTAAGCGGCTCCTCGGCACTTGGTCACACTCTGGAATTTGCCCTGAACAAGGTTCTCCTAAAGGTCACTCACCCTCGCCAGAGGAGGGTGTTGTTCACTGTGGTGGGCTCCCAGACGGCCCAAGAGGACTCAGCCAAGCTGCAGTACATCTCCCAGAAGGCCAGGTGTGAGGGTGTGGCCCTGTTTGTGGTCACAGTTGGTAATCGCTGCAATCggacggaggtggaggagataGTCAGCACACCCGTCCAACAGCACCTGATTCATGTGGGCAGCATGGAGGCTGGTGAACAAGCCTACATCCGCCGTTTCTTCAGGGTATTCGTCAATGCCCTCAGCA agggAATGAACGCTTATCCACCCCCGAACTTGAAAAAATCATGTAACCAGATGTTGGGCCAAGGTGGTGGGCAGTCCTCCATACCTGG TCAGGActtggaggaggtggagctaAAGGACGAGGGCTTCCGGGAGCATATGAGAGGTCAGGCAGACACCAGCCAGCTGGACATCACTGAGATGCTGACCCGAGGAGATGGACACAGATTTAGAGCCGGGGGCAACCATAATG CCCAGTGTCAGCTGCAGGTTGATACTGGTGTCCAGTGTGGGGATTATGTCCAACTATGGTTCTTTGACAAAGACATCGATGCATGCTCTCCCTTCTGGTATGGTGGCTGTGGCGGCAACGCCAACCGCTTTAGCACGGAGCATGAATGTTTGAGGACGTGTGGCCGCCGCA ATCCAAACGTCCTGCTGAAGCCAAAGAGACCGAGCTCCCTGTCCAAAG ATGACTGCTTCCTGGGCCAGGACCAGGGGAACTGTGACAAATACAGAACGATGTGGTTCTTCGACACGGAGCAGAACAAGTGCGCTCGCTTTTGGTACAGCGGTTGTGGAGGCAATAACAACCGCTTCAATACGCGGGACGAGTGCGAGAACCTCTGTCTGAGCAAACGCcaatga